One Streptococcus gallolyticus subsp. gallolyticus DSM 16831 DNA window includes the following coding sequences:
- a CDS encoding transposase: protein MGGQTLSIELINQDLPISKAAFVQNRYNIKHQAFQDLFNNFTQAVLPKTELPILAVDGSDIHIPVIPEDTASHFPSKSGGKAYNLLHLNALFDLESKLYCDALVQKRRDVDERKALIDMMENSPFRTSFHCGR from the coding sequence ATGGGCGGTCAAACACTATCAATAGAACTCATCAATCAAGACTTACCCATTTCAAAGGCTGCTTTTGTCCAAAATCGATATAACATTAAGCACCAAGCCTTCCAAGATCTCTTCAACAACTTTACACAGGCTGTTCTTCCGAAAACCGAACTTCCTATTTTGGCTGTTGATGGGTCGGATATCCATATTCCAGTCATACCTGAGGATACGGCCTCTCATTTTCCTTCAAAATCAGGTGGGAAAGCCTACAATCTCCTTCACTTAAATGCCCTCTTTGATTTGGAAAGCAAGCTCTATTGTGATGCCTTGGTTCAAAAGAGACGAGATGTTGATGAACGGAAGGCTCTGATTGATATGATGGAGAATTCTCCCTTTCGAACAAGCTTTCATTGTGGCAGATAG
- the mobC gene encoding plasmid mobilization relaxosome protein MobC, giving the protein MENRYRTNLKKVYLSDQELIILNKNLAQSQCPSFSHYARQTLLDPGMNFITIDTSGFQDLIFEIRRIGNNINQIARAVNQSHLLSLQQVKGLQLGIAELEKQLQHDFDIKCQRLREFYGHH; this is encoded by the coding sequence ATGGAAAATCGTTATCGGACCAATTTGAAAAAGGTATATTTGAGTGATCAAGAATTAATTATCCTCAACAAAAATCTTGCTCAGAGTCAGTGTCCAAGCTTTTCTCATTATGCCAGACAAACCTTACTTGATCCTGGTATGAATTTTATTACAATCGATACAAGCGGATTTCAAGATCTGATTTTTGAAATTCGTAGGATTGGAAATAATATAAACCAGATTGCACGTGCGGTAAATCAAAGCCACCTATTAAGTCTTCAACAAGTAAAAGGATTGCAGCTCGGTATAGCTGAGTTAGAAAAACAGTTGCAACACGATTTTGACATAAAGTGTCAACGATTGAGAGAATTTTATGGTCATCACTAA
- a CDS encoding ROK family protein — MQFLSIDIGGTYTKYAVVTDEGQIVHQGKMSTPDNLDDLVTQLIAVKKNLQADWQLDGISLSCPGKVQKGSHLIEHGGSLPYLDQQELTKLIGEDDFPESHLLTINDAKAAALAEYWQGTLVGSKQSLVVTLGTAIGGAILINGEVLEGSHFQAGELSFIAYTGQDRSLSNRLIPNIGDSLSAVGFVEAAAKILGLPSAKGELVFDSIARGDHILQPLFKQYCKDLANVLLTVDTVLDLDRIAIGGGVSSQPILIQEISHQLQILHDSIKARNQHLTLPVVVACQFQNDANLLGSAYALMKQIGVTQ, encoded by the coding sequence ATGCAGTTTTTGTCAATTGATATCGGCGGCACCTATACCAAGTACGCTGTCGTGACAGATGAAGGTCAGATTGTCCACCAAGGGAAAATGTCTACCCCAGACAACCTCGATGACCTAGTCACACAGCTCATAGCGGTCAAGAAAAATCTCCAAGCTGACTGGCAGCTGGACGGGATTTCCCTCAGTTGCCCCGGAAAGGTTCAAAAAGGGAGCCACTTGATTGAACATGGCGGCTCTCTTCCCTACCTTGATCAGCAGGAGTTGACGAAGCTTATTGGGGAAGATGATTTTCCTGAAAGCCATCTTCTGACCATCAATGATGCAAAGGCAGCAGCCTTAGCTGAATATTGGCAAGGTACGCTTGTCGGCAGCAAACAGTCCTTAGTTGTGACGCTGGGGACAGCCATTGGCGGAGCTATATTGATAAATGGAGAAGTGCTAGAAGGCAGTCATTTCCAAGCGGGTGAGCTTAGCTTTATCGCCTACACCGGTCAGGATAGAAGCCTTTCTAATCGCCTCATTCCAAATATTGGAGACTCCTTGTCCGCAGTCGGCTTTGTCGAAGCAGCTGCGAAAATCTTAGGCCTGCCATCAGCCAAGGGAGAATTGGTATTTGACAGTATTGCCAGGGGAGACCATATTTTGCAGCCCTTGTTTAAGCAATATTGCAAGGACTTGGCAAATGTGCTCCTGACCGTTGACACGGTTTTGGACTTGGACAGAATTGCCATAGGAGGGGGCGTTAGTAGCCAACCTATTCTGATTCAAGAAATCAGTCACCAGTTACAAATCTTACATGATTCCATAAAAGCCCGTAATCAGCACTTAACACTTCCAGTAGTGGTGGCCTGTCAATTTCAAAACGATGCCAATCTTCTAGGCTCCGCCTACGCATTGATGAAACAAATAGGAGTTACCCAATGA
- a CDS encoding TetR/AcrR family transcriptional regulator yields the protein MENKAPLRLQQALIKLLDQQELDQISVSKICKEAGVHRSTFYSYYDHQYELLEDALQGISKLFDEEYELEQAKLQQTSDIDSILDTYYLKPYLLFIKKHRKLYRIYLGRSREFNKEETFSYHMEKTFSTRLKFKGIKDSRQIELTARFYVAGLRAIINDWVLSDCLDDVDDIIRIIHEIVF from the coding sequence ATGGAAAATAAAGCACCATTAAGATTGCAACAAGCCCTAATTAAATTATTAGACCAACAAGAACTCGATCAAATTTCAGTAAGCAAGATATGTAAAGAAGCTGGCGTTCATCGTTCAACATTTTATTCCTACTATGATCATCAATATGAACTTTTAGAAGATGCTTTACAAGGAATTTCTAAACTTTTCGATGAGGAATATGAGTTAGAGCAAGCGAAACTACAACAAACTTCAGATATAGATAGTATTTTGGATACTTATTATTTAAAGCCATATCTACTCTTTATCAAAAAACATAGAAAGTTATACCGTATCTATCTAGGAAGGTCTCGGGAATTTAATAAAGAAGAAACGTTTTCCTACCACATGGAAAAGACATTTTCAACAAGACTTAAATTCAAAGGCATAAAAGATTCTAGGCAAATAGAATTGACTGCGCGTTTTTACGTAGCCGGTCTACGAGCAATAATAAATGATTGGGTGCTAAGTGATTGTTTAGACGATGTCGATGACATTATTCGAATCATTCATGAAATTGTATTTTAG
- a CDS encoding SAG1252 family conjugative relaxosome accessory protein translates to MGNLVREIRKEVNFSIEEYQQIQNLMEQEGYEQFSPFARGKLLKINHQSSQQLVEWIKYLQHQKVEHIYRDVHEILVLAKSSQSVTMEHLEIILTCVKDLMKEIEISIPLSHSFKGKYMR, encoded by the coding sequence ATGGGAAACCTAGTTAGAGAGATACGTAAGGAAGTCAATTTCTCAATAGAAGAGTATCAACAGATACAAAATTTGATGGAACAGGAGGGATATGAACAATTTTCCCCTTTTGCTAGAGGTAAATTATTGAAAATAAACCACCAATCATCTCAGCAGCTTGTAGAATGGATAAAATATTTACAGCACCAAAAAGTAGAACATATTTACCGGGATGTACATGAAATACTTGTTCTAGCAAAGTCGTCTCAATCCGTCACTATGGAACATCTTGAAATCATTTTGACTTGTGTCAAAGACTTGATGAAGGAAATTGAGATAAGTATTCCATTAAGCCATTCATTCAAAGGCAAGTACATGAGGTAA
- a CDS encoding transposase, producing MADRGYESYNLMAHCQEKDWFYLIRIRDGKNSMKQSLDLPPTETFDQFFTLQLTRRQNKTTKELLANKNQYKFIPSNQTFDFLTKEWERGSKEEFYPLSFRMVLFQIAPNKYETLVTNCDKPVDYLKSLYARRWGIETAFRHLKYALGMVSFHAKKLEGILQEIFARLTFYNAVKMTTSKVIIRERKTKYRYKISFSDACYICRLFFRHQIPSKQVEIYVQSHLCPIRPDRQARREVRHQTLVDFTYRIA from the coding sequence GTGGCAGATAGGGGATATGAATCTTATAATTTGATGGCTCATTGCCAAGAAAAAGACTGGTTCTATCTGATTCGGATTCGAGATGGGAAAAACAGTATGAAGCAAAGTTTGGACCTTCCCCCTACCGAAACCTTCGATCAATTCTTTACCTTGCAGTTAACCCGCCGACAAAATAAAACTACGAAAGAGCTTCTTGCAAATAAGAATCAATACAAGTTTATTCCCAGCAATCAAACCTTTGATTTTCTTACTAAAGAATGGGAAAGGGGATCTAAAGAAGAGTTTTACCCCCTTTCTTTTCGCATGGTTCTGTTTCAAATAGCTCCAAATAAGTATGAGACCCTCGTGACCAATTGCGATAAACCTGTAGACTATTTAAAAAGCCTCTATGCCCGTAGATGGGGCATAGAGACCGCTTTTCGTCACTTGAAATATGCACTTGGGATGGTGAGTTTTCACGCTAAAAAGCTGGAAGGAATTCTTCAGGAAATTTTCGCTCGCCTCACCTTTTACAATGCCGTCAAAATGACCACTTCTAAGGTCATCATTAGGGAGCGAAAAACAAAGTATAGATACAAAATCAGCTTTTCAGATGCCTGCTATATTTGTCGTCTATTTTTCCGTCACCAAATACCTTCCAAGCAAGTTGAAATCTACGTCCAATCCCACCTCTGTCCAATTCGACCTGATAGACAGGCAAGGAGGGAAGTTCGTCATCAAACACTTGTAGATTTCACTTATAGAATAGCATAA
- a CDS encoding 6-phospho-beta-glucosidase has translation MTFPKNFLWGGALAAHQFEGGVLETSKGLSVADVMTAGAHGVPRVITDGVVKGNYYPNHVGIDFYHRYKEDIALFADLGFKCFRTSIAWSRIFPNGDELEPNEEGLAFYDDVFDELLKYGIEPVITLSHFEMPYGIAKKYGGFMSRETVDCFVRFAEVVFKCYKNKVKYWMTFNEINNQMNYHNDIFGWTNSGAHFSEYNNPEEAMYICAHHTLLASAKAVVIGKSINPDFKIGNMIAMVPVYPYSARPADQVLAQQMMHDRWFFCDVQVRGHYPRYALKMFERKGFKIPITEEDKETLANGRVDYIGFSYYMSNTVDSTARQDVSRNLNGGSTYSVTNPYIKESDWGWAIDPEGLRYALNAFYERYELPLFIVENGFGAIDVKEADGSVHDHYRIDYLRSHIQQMEKAINEDGVELMGYTPWGCIDCVSFTTGEMKKRYGFIYVDRNNDGSGTLERSKKDSYDWYKKVTESNGAIL, from the coding sequence ATGACTTTTCCAAAGAATTTTTTATGGGGTGGAGCCCTGGCTGCCCATCAATTTGAAGGTGGGGTTTTAGAAACTTCTAAAGGTCTCTCTGTGGCAGATGTCATGACGGCAGGCGCTCACGGTGTACCCCGTGTCATCACGGATGGCGTTGTTAAGGGTAATTACTATCCCAACCATGTAGGCATTGATTTTTATCATCGCTACAAGGAAGATATTGCCCTCTTTGCTGACCTTGGTTTCAAGTGTTTTCGGACTTCCATCGCTTGGTCACGGATTTTCCCAAATGGGGACGAGCTGGAGCCAAATGAAGAAGGTCTTGCCTTTTATGATGACGTGTTTGACGAGCTTCTCAAATACGGAATCGAGCCTGTCATCACTCTGTCTCATTTTGAAATGCCTTATGGGATTGCCAAAAAGTACGGCGGCTTTATGAGTCGGGAGACAGTAGATTGCTTTGTCCGTTTTGCGGAAGTGGTTTTCAAGTGTTATAAGAATAAGGTCAAATACTGGATGACCTTCAATGAAATTAACAACCAGATGAACTACCACAACGACATCTTCGGTTGGACCAATTCTGGTGCGCATTTTAGCGAGTATAACAATCCTGAGGAAGCTATGTATATCTGCGCTCACCATACTTTGCTAGCTTCAGCCAAGGCTGTTGTCATTGGGAAATCAATTAACCCTGACTTTAAAATTGGAAACATGATTGCTATGGTACCTGTTTATCCCTACTCAGCTCGCCCTGCTGATCAAGTTTTAGCTCAGCAGATGATGCATGACCGTTGGTTTTTCTGTGATGTACAGGTGCGTGGGCACTATCCCCGCTATGCTCTCAAGATGTTTGAGCGCAAGGGGTTCAAAATTCCTATCACAGAAGAAGACAAGGAAACATTGGCAAATGGAAGAGTGGACTACATCGGCTTCTCCTACTACATGTCCAACACGGTGGACTCCACCGCCCGACAAGACGTGTCTCGAAACCTGAATGGCGGGTCTACCTACTCTGTCACAAATCCGTATATAAAGGAATCAGACTGGGGCTGGGCTATTGACCCAGAAGGGTTGCGCTATGCTCTCAATGCCTTTTACGAGCGCTATGAGTTACCACTTTTCATTGTGGAAAATGGTTTTGGAGCCATTGATGTTAAAGAAGCAGACGGCAGTGTGCATGATCACTACCGTATTGACTACCTGCGTAGTCATATCCAGCAGATGGAAAAAGCCATCAATGAAGATGGCGTTGAGCTCATGGGCTATACGCCCTGGGGCTGTATCGACTGTGTCTCCTTTACGACAGGTGAGATGAAAAAGCGCTATGGATTTATCTATGTCGACCGCAACAATGATGGTTCTGGTACGCTTGAGCGTAGCAAAAAAGACTCCTATGACTGGTACAAAAAAGTCACAGAAAGTAATGGCGCTATATTATAA
- a CDS encoding SAG1250 family conjugative relaxase has translation MVITKHYAVHGKKYRRQLIKYILNPKKTRKLSLISDFGMSNYLDFPDYMELVKMYQNNFLSNDQLYDSRFDRQEKKQQKIFAHHIIQSFSPEDKLSPEEINRIGYETVKELTGGQYKFIVATHVDQDHYHNHIIINSIDCQSQKKLKWDYALERNLQMISDRISKLAGAKIIPPKRYSHRDYEVYRRSNHKYELKQRLFFLMEHSIDFNDFMQKAEQLNVKMDFSRKHSRFFMTDRDKKQVIRGDKLNKREPYSKESFQHYFSKKKIEQILEFLLPRSNSFDDLVEKAGFLGLELKSKIKTIDFVLSDGQSCISIPNKSLSKKNLYDTTYFESYFKEHDVVEVLHNSEVKTEFEMFESQQHSDTLSVEEITEAYETYKTKRDAVHEFEVKIPEEQVEKMVSDGLFIKVWMGIGQEGLIFIPNHQLNILEQENKKQYQVFVRETSSYFVYHKENSEKNRFMKGRDLIRQLTFDNRSLPYKKRISLVDLRQKIEEINLLMTLNTQNKTFLELKDELVEEIAQLDIDLTNLQEKTATLNKMAEVVVNLQSENLDTKRLAKYECSKLNLSQDVTIGLIEFEIALFQNQMDSKIEKYENLVINLETLIKMISGRHNYIDKKENTKSI, from the coding sequence ATGGTCATCACTAAGCATTATGCTGTTCATGGGAAAAAATACCGACGTCAATTAATCAAGTATATTCTTAATCCAAAGAAGACCAGGAAATTATCTTTGATTTCAGATTTTGGGATGAGCAATTATCTTGACTTCCCTGACTATATGGAACTGGTAAAGATGTATCAAAATAACTTCCTTTCAAATGACCAACTCTACGATTCACGGTTTGATAGACAAGAGAAAAAGCAACAGAAAATATTTGCTCATCATATCATTCAGTCTTTCTCACCCGAGGATAAATTAAGTCCAGAGGAGATCAACCGCATAGGCTATGAAACAGTAAAAGAGTTGACAGGTGGTCAATATAAATTCATTGTAGCCACTCATGTTGATCAGGACCATTATCATAATCACATTATTATCAACTCAATCGACTGCCAATCTCAAAAAAAGTTGAAGTGGGACTACGCTCTTGAAAGAAATTTGCAAATGATTTCGGATAGAATTTCTAAATTAGCTGGTGCCAAAATCATTCCCCCTAAACGCTATTCTCATAGGGATTACGAAGTCTATCGCCGTTCTAATCACAAATACGAATTGAAGCAGCGGTTATTTTTTCTCATGGAACATTCAATTGATTTCAATGATTTTATGCAAAAAGCTGAGCAACTAAATGTCAAAATGGATTTCTCAAGGAAACATAGTCGATTTTTCATGACAGATAGGGATAAGAAGCAAGTCATCCGAGGAGATAAGTTGAATAAGAGGGAACCCTATTCAAAAGAATCCTTTCAACATTACTTTTCCAAGAAAAAGATTGAACAGATTTTAGAATTTTTGTTGCCAAGATCCAATTCATTTGATGATTTAGTTGAGAAAGCTGGGTTTCTGGGATTGGAATTGAAGAGCAAAATAAAAACGATAGATTTTGTTCTTTCTGATGGACAAAGCTGCATCTCCATACCAAATAAGTCATTAAGTAAGAAAAATCTTTATGACACTACGTATTTTGAGAGCTACTTCAAAGAACATGATGTGGTTGAAGTACTTCATAATAGTGAAGTAAAAACGGAATTTGAAATGTTTGAGTCACAACAGCATTCAGACACATTGTCCGTAGAAGAAATAACCGAAGCATATGAAACGTATAAAACTAAGAGAGATGCTGTACATGAGTTTGAAGTTAAGATTCCTGAGGAGCAAGTTGAAAAGATGGTTTCAGATGGGCTTTTTATTAAAGTTTGGATGGGGATTGGACAAGAAGGACTAATCTTCATTCCGAATCATCAACTAAATATCTTAGAACAAGAAAATAAGAAACAGTATCAGGTGTTTGTTCGAGAAACATCTTCTTATTTCGTTTATCATAAAGAGAACTCAGAAAAGAATCGTTTTATGAAGGGGAGAGACTTGATTCGCCAACTGACATTTGACAATAGGTCTCTACCTTATAAGAAACGAATAAGTTTGGTCGATCTCCGACAAAAAATAGAAGAAATCAATTTATTAATGACACTAAACACTCAAAACAAAACATTTCTTGAATTAAAAGATGAATTAGTTGAAGAAATTGCACAGCTAGATATAGATTTGACAAATCTACAAGAAAAAACTGCCACCTTAAACAAGATGGCAGAAGTAGTTGTTAACCTACAAAGCGAGAATCTAGATACCAAGCGATTAGCTAAGTATGAATGTTCCAAGTTGAATTTATCGCAGGATGTAACGATTGGACTTATTGAATTCGAAATTGCTCTTTTTCAAAATCAGATGGACAGCAAAATTGAAAAATACGAAAACCTAGTAATCAATTTGGAAACACTAATAAAGATGATATCTGGACGACATAATTACATTGACAAGAAAGAAAATACGAAATCTATTTGA